The Diceros bicornis minor isolate mBicDic1 chromosome 1, mDicBic1.mat.cur, whole genome shotgun sequence sequence CTGTTGCTCTATATAAACCTCCATGATGAGGTCTCCAGcctgggacagctgaggggaAGGGAAGTCAGGAGGACACAGAGGATGCAAAGAGTCAAGGTCAGAGGTCTCTTCATGTTGCCGCATAAGTGCTTCCCCCCCACAAAAGTCTTCTCCCAACCCTCAGCCCCAACATCATTCAGGCCCTTAAAAGGGAGAACTCCAGGACTGGCGGGACCCTCAGGCTGTGCAGGTGCTTCCCAAGCCAGAGCAGCTTAGAGCTTGGGGGACAGGTTTGGAGTCAGACTGTGCgggttccaactctgccactcgCTACAGTATGACCTTGAATAAGTGaccctctaggcctcagtttctttattggaAAACACTGGGACTACCTACTTCATGGAGTTGTGTGATGCTAAAGTGAGATTACGGGTGCTTGGACTATGATAAGTCCTCAGCTGATTGCTACTGTATTTATTATCATTACAGTAGTCTCACCTCTTCATCTACCTTAGCTAACTCTCCCTTGGATCTCTTACATGTGGAACTGAGGTTCGTCTGCCACCATTTTGTAATGAAGAATCCTCATGGTGGAATAAATGGAGCAAATCCTAAACCAAAGCCCCCTCCCCCAAACACTCCCCTCCTTGGGTTTCCCCTGTGTCCTGGAAAGCCGAGGGCCAGTGTCCAGTAGCAGAAGGTCAGCTTCCTATCTTGATGTCCCCTCCTGGCCCACTCAGGAGTCTAGGGTCAGGACAAGTtacctgcacatccttccaggtgGTGATAAGACTGACCTCCAAATCAATCTGAGCTACCTGGTCAGAGTCGATCTGTGGAAGAGCCAAGAGGGAATGTGTGTGCGTtgccgggggcgggggagggggcctgggaaaggagggaagcagggagagagTGCAAGATCAGAGCACCCTATGAGAAGGTTAGAGGCCAGAAGAGCTAAGAACCAATGGAGCAAGGATGTTAGGAGCAAGGCtatgggagggaggggcccaggACTCTGGGAGGTGGTTCCTGTTGCAGAAGGCCTTCAAAGGGCTGGACTAGGGGCTTGTTGGATCCTAAGCAGGATCCAGAGTCCAGGAAGAGAGACTGTAGGTCAGGGGTCATGAGAGCTTACATCAAAGACAGAGACGTAGCCGTCGATGAGTTCCTGCAGCACTCGCACCTCATGCTCCCCCCGCCCATCTGTCTGGAACACGCTAGGTGCAAACAGCAAAGCCAGGTTCTTCGTGCACATCTGGTTTAGAGCCGCACACTTCTGCACCCTGCAGAGGGTGTGAGGGTCATGAGGACTGCAGCTTGTGCTCACCCGCTCATcgacccatccattcattcagaaaACACTTACTAGGtccctactgtatgccaggccctgggctaagtgcttgggatacagcagtgagTAAAACACAAGCCTTGGGAAGCTCCCAATCCAGGGGAGAGACAGACGAGGAGTGGGTGATTCTAAATAGAGTAGGGGTCACCAAACTTTTTATGTAAAGGGACTTCTAGGCCATACAGTGTCTGTCATAACTCCTCAGCTCCACTGTTGTAGTGTAAAAGGAgccatagaaaatatataaatgaatgggcatggctttACATTTTATgtacaaaactttatttacaaaaacaagcaagggctggatttggcccacgggCCATCATTGGCCAGTCCCCGTGATAGAGTGTAATCAGTATAGCACAGCTGGGGTTCATCCTAAAATCATTTAAAGACCTGTCTCCCCAGTCGACTGGTAAAAGTAGatctgcagggccggccctgtggcttcacggttaaatgcgtgcgctccgctactggcggcccgggttcggattccgggcacgcaccgacgcactgcttctctggccatgctgaggccgcgtcccacatacagcaactagaaggatgtgcagctatgacatacaactatctactggggctttggggggggggggaaaccttaaaaaaaaaaaaagtggatctGCATCTTATTCTTCTGTGTCTCCTACATCTAATCCTTTGCCTGGCatagaataataaaacaaaataatattgaTTGCTCACCACTTAATGTGGACTACATACCTGCCAGGTACTGTAGTAAGAATTTACcaggattatctcatttaactctcatgTAACCTATGAGGTGGATGCTATTCATTACACCATCTTCCTCttacaattgaggaaactgagactcagagagagcaAAGAACTTATCCAAAGTCATATGCTAGAACAGTGGAGCCAGATTAAGGCCTaggtctgtctgaccccaaagTCCATGCTGTGAACCTTTACGGTGTGACACCTTCACTTAACAACtgtttgtggggtgaatgaatgaatgtaagcCAGGGGGGTTGGACAGAGATGATGAGGGAGGGAgcttagcccagggcctggcatacagtagggaCCCAGTaagtgtttactgaatgaatggatgggtcaATGAACGGGTGAGCACAAGCTGCAGGGAGGGAGCCTGCAAGGGGTCTGGCTATACTGACCGATAGAGATGCCCAATGAGGGTGGCCAGTGTGCGACGGTTGACCCTGGGCAGGCAGCCGATCACTTCTTTGTATTTCTCCAGCCTCTGATTTTTCTGGGGCAGCTCTGGGGTGGAATAGGGGAGGGTTGGAGaggatcagggaagggagggtggagggatttttacaggaaaaaacctacagtggACGGGTCTCTGCCCCCTTCCCACCTTGCCCTGAGCTGAGTCCCTGGGCGATCCTCGCAGGGGGAATGGGGGTGGGAATGCTGGGGAGGGGGGGCTGCCCCATTCCACAAGAGAGCCTCAGGGATTCTGGTGGGGTGGGTGGAGTTCCTGATTGGGCCTTGGTTGCCTGGGAGGAGTTCTTAGGGAACTTGGGAATACCGGCAGCCTCCCTCCAGCGAGGCAGCAACCGCGCAGAGGTCACAGGGTCATCAAGCTCTCGAAAGAAGCGTTTGAGAGTGTCAGTGACATCCTCCACAAAGTGCTCTCCTGGTCGGAGCTTCACTGACCGGGCATCCCGCCGGAAGTCCGCCAGGAGCCGCAGGCTGCGGGCACGGGCGCCCCCTTTCCGGTATACGCCCTCCAGCCGGAGCCCTGAGAACAGCCAGCATATCAACTCACCACTGCCCAAAGACCCCCACCACCAGCCCAGCATCCCATCCATGACCCCCCTACATGGTATGTGGCTGTTGGGGTGTAGGGGGGTCAGAGAGGAGGAAATATGCCTCCGTGCTCTTGCTTCTCAGGTAGGTCCCTGCTGGAGTCTTCATCTTCAGAAAGTCCTTCCCTAACCGCCCTATCTCACACAGCAGCCCCCATTACTCTCTATTTCctcaccacttttatttttaaatagcactATCTGAAAACACATTACAGGTCCTCCTTATTCGCAGAtcatcatatttgcaaattcatctacttgctaaaattcatttttaacctCCAATCAATACCTGTGGCACTTTTTCAGTCATTTGTGAACATGCATAGAGTGgagaaaaatttgaattgccgGATGAATATGTTCTCAGCTAAGGGCTCATACAGTAGACAAATGTCGTCTTCATGGTATATTTACAGCCATGTTTTTTGCATTcttgtgctttttgtgtgtgtgtgaggaagatctgccctgtgctaacatctgccaatcctcctcttttttttttttttttttttgctgaggaagagtggccctgtgctaacatccgtgcctcatcttcctccactttatatgggacgccgccacagcatggctttccaagcggtgcaacggtgcgtgcccgggatccgaaccggcgaaccccgggccgccgcagtggaatgcacgcacctaaccgcttgcgccactgggccggccccttcttgtgctttttttgttaatttcactgtttaaaatggcccccaactGTAGTGCTGAAATGCTGTctggtgttcctaagcacaagaaggctgtgacgtgccttatggagaaaatacgtTATGTCAGATAAACGTctttcaggcatgagttacagtgctGCCAGCTGTGAGTTCAAAGTTAATGAATCAacagtatatattaaataaagtgtctttaaacagaaacacacataaaacaaagttACATATTGATCGGTGGATGAAAATGTGATCAGAGGGTTCCAAGAATCTAAGCCCATATTTCCACAGGGGCAACGATTCAGTATTCATTGATTCAGTGTTTGCAGTGACCTTATAGAATACAACTACCGCGAATAACAAGAACTGACTGTacctgttttcttatttattaccCATCTCTCCCACTAGTCTCTGAGCTTCATAGAACCTTCcctgttcactgctatatcccccGAGTCTGGCACATGGGGCagctcaataaaaatctgttgaatGAAGAGTAGTGGTGTGAGGACTGTGGAGGAGCAGGTATGAACACCCACCCTCTTTCTCCAGGGCTTTTCCCTGGGCCTCTGACTTCAGTCCTCCTCTGAACACGAGGGAGGCTGAGAAAGGACAGGGGTCCAGTGAGTGGGGGAAGTCACTGCAGGAGGCTATTGCCAAGGCATGGAGTATGTCATGAGGCCCTGACCAGCCACTGTCCAGTTTAGAAGCACAACTATTTGTAGGTTCGTGGATGTGCCTTTTTTCCCTTACTGCCCTCCTTAGTTTTCTGTGAATTTTCCTTCTCAAGAGTCCAGCCTTCTAATGGGGGTTCGCTGGGGAGATAGATTCCACTTGATCCTTACTGAGGCTTGAGAATAAAGCAGAGGCCGAAAACTCACAAAGAATTCTGAGAGCCACTTGCATAGCTTATCCTTTATGCCTTGAAAACCTCCCACACAGAATAATTGTGCTCAAACCTTCAAGGATGTGGCTGCACAGCTTGGCTCTTGCCTCGTAGCTGCCCCCTCTTTGTTCTCCATGGCTCGACATCTCCAATCAGATTGCAATGCCATGCTCTCTCCATGCCCACGCCTGGGCATGCTACCTGGAACAATTACTGCTACCCTGGAACAATTACTACCCGCCAGgtcctgtgctaaatgctttacatgtgtTATCTTACTATCACAACTGTCCTGGAAAATGAGGACTGTtagtagccccattttacagatgaggaagctgaggctcagaaaggtaaaGCAGTTTGCAAAGGCTATCAGCCTGCAGTCTCTGGAGGCAAAGGTCTTACAGGGAGATCACCCCCCTGGCTGCACCCATGTTCCCCATCCCCCACTGGCTCAGTATCGGCCAGTACCCACTCACCATGCTGGGTGACAAAACTGATGCAGGCATCAACGATGATGGGGATGTCACCCCGGCTCATCTGCTGCTCCTGCAGCCCTGTGCCGCCCCCGCCGGCTGCCCCTCCAATGGCTGCACTCCATGCTGAGAAGTCCAGCCGGCCCTCCCCCTGCAGATACAGGGTCCTGAGACCCAAGAAGCCTGAGTCAGAACCAGCTCCAGAGGGTTCTCTAAGAGGCCCAGGATCACAAGGACCAGACTTCTCAGAGCCACCAGCAGAGGGCAGCAACACCCAACCCAGACAAGGCCCCTGAACTAGGGAAGCGACTTTGAGGAAGTTGGCAGTGGTCCAGCGGGCCAAGGTGGAGGATGTGGGCTGCGCTCTAGAAAGGGGGGCCCAGGGTCAAAGGTAGAGGCAACACGTACCTTCCTGTCTCCACCAGGACCAAATGCTCCTTCTTGTCTGGGGTATCAGCTGCGGAGACCACACCTGGGAGGAGAATCATCagacattatcatcatcatcttcttcatcaCAGTAACTGATATTGATTAAGTATTTAAGGTATGTAGGTGCCAGGCTAGGAGccttacaaacaatgctgcattaAACCCTATGAATTACATActgttatcaccattttacaggtgacacattgaagctcagagaggttaagtaacttgcctcagATTACTTGCTATAAAATGGCAAAGCTGAGCTTGAACTCAGGTGTCTGTCTCCAGAACCCTAAGACATTATCCTACAGTGTTCCTCTTTTAGGAGGAAGTGAGAATACCCAGTCCCCTCTCCCAGTCCCCAACCAGCAAGTGActccaaataatgataataaccatAACATTTATAAcacataacatttattgaacacttacaagATGCCTCCTGCCAGGCTCTGTGATAAGTGTTTTACACGCATTGCCTTATTTGAAACTCACTACAGCTCTATTATTGTGCCCAttgtaaagatgaggaaactaaggcacagagaggttaagtaaattgtccaAAGTTACAGCTAGGAAGTGATGGAGGTGGGAATCTAAATCTGGGCAGTATGACTCCAGAGTTTGTGCCTGAATCCACTGTGTTCTGCTGTTTCCCATAGGGACCCCCAAATAGATGAAGGTCCACTACCCTCCACCATGGCCACCCTTCATCCCAatccccacccctgctcactGATCTCCTGTAGCCGCCGCAGATGCACCATGTCCTCAGGGGCTGGGGGGCCAGGACCCGGTGCTGGACACAGGAAGAGGTGGTCACCACGAAGAAGTCCAAACCCTGACAGCcagaggccaggggccagggctgtGTGAGAGGGGGACCGCAGCCACAGACGGCCCAGCCGCAGCAGCCCAGGGCCTAACAGCTGGTGACAGCTCAGCGGGGAGAACCACTGCGAGGCAGGAGGAGGACACAGAGAGGAGGATGGGGAAAGAGACAAGAGGCAGGGGCGAGAAATAAGAGTGACAGGGAcagggaaaggcagagaaagacatgaagagaaagcagaagaaagagaggaatgaAAAGGGATGGGGAGAGAGCAAAAGAAAGACCCAAGGAAAAGACAAGAGATGGATGGAGAAAGACAGGAAgatattcaattcaattcaatttgcTCCAGCCAACACAGAGAACACCCCTGTGTGGCAGCCTTATGCCCTTAATTGGGATGTAGGGGTAAGAAAGAACAGGTATAACTATATGCTATAACTGAAGCATCATGATGCCCTGGGAAGTCCCACCACCTCAGGGAGCTGGGGAGAGCCTTCTGGGAGGAAGGAGTGTTTGAGGTGAACCTCAgagcaatgcttctcaaactacctGTGGTGATGACACAgggagttttttcttttctttttttaaaaaaaatttccaatctGTCACTAACCAatataaaacacaataaaaatgaattactagaaaaatgaaaggaaaaaaagaaagacatacaAAATATAAGCCCCCAGTTTTCATagttagattccacacataagatCACTCTGTCAAAATGAAAGATTCTAAATGTTGACTCTTGAGTTCGGTACTGATCGTGTCATGGGCCATGACGAGGAGTCCGTGGGCCAGTACAGTGTCACAGTCTGCAGACCACACTTGGGGCAGCACTGCCTTAAAGGATGGGTTGGATTTGAGGAAAGCATAGATAACAATAGGAGGAGACTTGGACTCGGCTCGGGGTGCCACAACAGAGCCCTTAAAGGATATGGAGATAATTTCTTGGTGTGAGGAGTTAGAGGAGAACCAGGAGAGTAGGGTCAGAAGCCAGAGGAGTTGGGCGTTTCCTACAGAGGAGTGTCAGATGCTGCAGAGATGACCTGGTGAGGCCAGAAGGAGGCCCTGGGACTTTGGCAATGGGAAGTCACTGGCCACCCACACGGTAGCAGCTCAGAAGAGTACAGCAGAGGAGGGCAGCTGCAAGAGTTAAGGAGGAACTGCAGGCTGCCAGGGCACACGACTTTCTGAGAAGTCTGAGGGAAAAGCTGTTTAAGGATGAGAGTgactgtcatcatcatcacaatTACTGTTTCAACACCCACAGATGGAgggcttgctgtgtgccaagcagtgCAGGCCTCACATGTCACTTCATCCTCAGCCCTAGGGGATGGGTCTTTTATATCCACTCTACCCATATGGAAAAGCTCACAAGGCTGAGAGTTGAAGGACTCAAATCCCAGGATGTCTGACTCCAGGGCCtgaacgcttttttttttttttttgtgaggaagatcagccctgagctaacatccatgctaatcctcctctttttgctgaggaagactggctctgagctaacatctattgccaatcctcctccttttttttttccccaaagccccagtagatagttgtatgtcatagttgcacatccttctagttgctgtatgtgggacgcggcctcagcatggccggagaagcggtgcgtcagcgcgcgcccgggatccgaacccgggcgaccagtagcagagcgcacacacttaaccactaagccacggggccggccctagggccTGAACTTTTAATTCCAGGGAGAGGGTACAGGATGGAGAGAGATTGGCTTGCCTGGGAATGGAGAAGATGGGACAGATGAAGGCAGCTTTGCCTCTGGACCTGCAGAACTGTTGGGGAGGGTAGCGGGAGTCAGAGGCAGCCTCTCTGTGGTAAGAGGTCTGGCACAGCAAGGTTTGGGGCATGCGCTCTGGAGACAGAGGCCCGATTTTTGGTCCTGTGCTCTGCTGCctcctagctctgtgaccttgaccaAGTGACTTCATaacctctgagactcagtttctttatGTGTAAAATATTACTAATCCTTACCACTGAgggttgtaaaaattaaatgaggtagtGAGTGGGCAGTGCTcaacacagggcctggcacagaataagcaCTCAGTTAACCTTAGCTGTTAGTGGAAGGGGTGGGAGTGGCTGTAGGAATAAgagaggacaggataggggcaggtggggacaggGAGACCCTGAGCTGTCGGGGAGGGGTCTCGGCTATCTCACCTTGCCCACGGCACTGGTCCAGGCCTCCAGACTATCAGCTCCATCGGTGCCAAAATGCTGGATCCTCCCTCCAGTCAGGATGAGCTCAAACGAAAAGGGGAACCTGGAGAGAAGGTGAAGTCAGGAAGGAGAATGGGAGCCAATGAAGGGGCTTCGGGGTTGGGATCAGGAAGGAAAAAGGGGAGCTCAGTGAGCATGGGGGCTTTTACCTCTCGAGGTCACCTGGGTCAGTGGGTGGGGGGCTCACACCCAAACAGACAACATCCTGGGGCTGGATGAGGCTGAGGGGTTCAGGGCTGCTTTCTGACGCAAACATTTCCAGAGCCGCTCCCAGCACACACCACATTCGGTGGGGAGCTAAGGGGGAAACGGACGGTCAGCAGGCAGAAGACCTCTGTCCCCACTGTCAGAATTCTCATTTATCAGATATTTATCTATGCCAAGCCCTCTGCCTATGTATGATCTCgtgtaatcttcacaacaaccctatgaggtgggtatTATATTCCTTCCTGtcttgcagatggggaaactgaggctgagaattTGAGTAGCTTGCCCAAGTCACGTGGGTaggaagtagcagagctgggatttgacccCGACAGTCTGACTTCAAAGCACAGGCTCTGAACTATCACCCAGTGCTGCCACCTGGCATGGTCCCTCTCTTACCCCCCGCATCCAGCCCACTCTAGGGCATGGCCCCActtttccctgtccctctgtggTACATTCGCTTCCACCCCCGTTTCTAACCCTGTCTTTTCCAATCCCTTGGCTCCCCACTTACCATCCCGGCCCCTGCGAGGGGGTGGGGGTCCAGCTTTGTTGCTGATGGGACCACAGTACAGGAAGCTGCTGTAAGTAGCAGGCACCACCACCTCATTGTACACACCAGGGGAGGGGTCTGCAAGGGGAAGGAGAAGTGGTCAGGCCAGGCCAGTGCAATAGGATGGCCTGACCCCCTTGGGGAAGAGGTCGAATTGAGGAAGACAGTGGGACCCAACTCCACTGGCAGCATGGCCAAGTAGAGCCCGGGGCTGGACCCCTCACTACCCAGATTAGAAAAGAGGGTGGAATGAGGCCTCTAACCCAGCCCTTGCCCACTGCCTATCCCCACCAGCCGGCCAACTGTCAGTTTCAGGTGGGGGCTTCAGAGCACGGGCCTTCCTGTAAGTGTCTTAGGCCCTTTGGCCTGACTCCTGGAGACCGGCCTCTTTAAGATGACCATTTCTATGATCAGACTGTCCCCAGGGAGATGAgacctggcttagcggttgaccCTGTCAGGGGTAGACCAGCAGTAACACCTCAAACATCCAGATCCACCCCAGGCAGTGACCATCGTTGGTCATTTCATGACATCAGGAAATTGGCCCCGGAGGATCTGGAGGGTTGGGAAACCGCCCAGGCTGGCCCATTGAGATGGGCTGGGTGAGGGGGGAGAACCAGGGCACAGGTCAGGGATGAGATTCTtgggggagagaaaggaggcaCTTGCGGGGGTTACCTGGGGGCAGGAGACCAGGGAAGCTGCCATCGAGGGTTGAGGGAGACCAGGGCTCCTCGCCCTCGAcacagaggagctgggtcatGTTCTTCAGCAGGTTGGGTCCTGCCACAGCGGCACACAGCGCCTGCAGAGAGGGAAGGGTCTGTCAGCCCCAGGACCTTTGGGGAAAGTCCTCCGGTCACCAAAAGCAGCCCCCTGTCCCAAGTCTAGGCATTTCATCTCAGAGGCTGCTTCTCCCTGCCATCAGCCCCAACCTGTCCCTCCTACCTGGAGAAGCTGGCTATGATCTGGATACTGAGGGTGGGGCTTCCGGAAGAGACCCAGCCGGTACTTCCGGGAGATGAACTCTCCCCGGGGGCCAGGGGTTGTATCTGGATGCAGCCCCTCACCTGGGGGTAGTGCCCCTGCCCAGAAGCGGTTGGCACGATCATTTCCCAGGACAATGAACAACTACAGGAAGACAAGGGGCAGAGGCAAGTGACAGGAACTCAAGGGTCCCCAGACATTCCAATCCTGTCCCCAAGCTAGACCCAAGGCCTTCTTTTGGATGCTCTCCTTCCATCCCCCCACCATCTCCCTCTTCAGCCTCCTTACCTGCACTATCTCATTACTCCAGACACTTGTGTCCAGCTTCAGGCTCTGCACCTTGGAGATGCCGGAACCCAGGGCCCGGTGCTGACCTGGTAGGGTGTGAGGGGCATGTGGCATGGGTACCCtgagccccctgccccagcccccctccctctccccgttTCAGCTAGAGGTCCCGACCCTCACCTGCACACTGCTTGCAGATGACCACCCCCAGGTTGACAGCAGCCCAGTCTGGGCGGGAGGCCCCACAGTCCGCACAGTGCCGGTTTGCCCGATTGGACCAGATCTTCTCAGCCACCTCGTAGTCAGACAGGGTCTCGGTTACTGCTTCCTGCAGAGCGGCCGCCCAGCTCTGCCGAGCCCCCACAGACTCGGCCGTGAAGCTGAGGGGTGGACAGCCAGTCCGTGGGCATGGACACCCCCCTACCTGTCCCATCCCACTGGCCATTCCTGCATGAGCCACCACAGGCCACATCTGGGCCAGCCCAGACCCTCCTGACATCCTTGATCCTGCCCACTGGCCTCCCATCCATGCACACCCACTGACATCCTACTGAGGGGGCCTCTAGTCCTCTGCACCCCTGTGCCTCCCCCTAGTCTCTCCCCAAGCCTTGCCTCCTGCCAGTCGGGGCCCCACCTGAAGCAGCGATGAGGTGTGAGCAGGTCGAAGCTGCGACTCTTGGTCTCCCGGACACTGCAGCCTTGCAGTTCAATGAAGCAGATGCCAATGCCCAGAGAGAAGGCCTGGCAGAGTAAGGGGTAGACAAAGTGAGGCCAGAATGGGCTAGGCCAGGCCCCTCAGCCCCAGCCCGGCCTTCCTCACCTGCTCACTCTTGTACAGCGCCAGCTCGCCAGGGCTCAAGGCGGCAAACACCTTGGCCTTGTGTCCGCGCAGCTCCAGCATGCCCGTGCGGAGGGGTCGGGGCGGCTGTGGGGGCCGGGGGTGGCCCAGGAGGCGCTGCTCCTTCAGACAGGATTGTAGTGTGGAGCACCACGTGTCCCGCTGAGCTGGTGGGGGACAGGGGAACAGGTCAGCGGACTGTGTGCTCACACAACCTCCTCGCCCCCACCCTACCCCAGTGGACCCTGGCCCTCACCCTCGCTCTCTGTGCGGAACACAAACACCCTCTGGCCGGTGATGACCTGGAACTTGTTGTCCTTGCTGCCACGGGTCATCTCAATGGCAGTCAGAGGGATCACACCCTTGGGGAAGGGGTCCTGAAGagacagcccagtgacccacggGGACAGGAACTCAGgccagtgcttttttttttttttttggtgagggagatcagccctgagctaacatccatgctaatcctcctctttttgctgaggaagaccggctctgagctaacatctattgccaatcctcctccttttttttttttcttccccaaagccccagtagatagttgtatgtcatagttgcacatccttctagttgctgtatgtgggacgcggcctcagcatggccggagaagcggtgcgtcagtgcgcgcccgggatctgaactcgggccgccagtagcggagcacgtgcatttaaccgctaagccatggggccggccccaggccagCGCTTTTAATGAGATCAGCACTCATTCCTCAAGCAGTGGGGTACAGCTGCTAACCTAGCTACTTTAGATGCTGACATCAGTCATGTGGTGGCACCCCCATCATCCTTCCAATCCTCAACCCTCtcagccctccctctccctctccttctccccatgcCCTATGTGGCATCTCCCTGCCCCGCACCTTATCACTGCCAAAGTACATCAGACTCCTTCCATTGAACTGCACAAAGCGCCTCTGGAAGACGTAGTTTCTGGGGAAGGGAGGGGCCAAGATTAGTGCGTGGAGGGGGCTGCACCCTGGGGGTTCCGAGGGTCTGGGAGCACTTGAGACCTGACCCCCCctcacttcccagcctccctcctctccctccccttcccttcccagcaGCCCCACCCCTGAGGGGAGAGCTTGTCTAGCCATCCACTGAGCAGGGGCATGGGGCGGTCTGCCGTGGAGGAGAAGCTGGCATAGGGTGAAATGAGGTCATCACTGGTCTCCTCTG is a genomic window containing:
- the ARAP3 gene encoding arf-GAP with Rho-GAP domain, ANK repeat and PH domain-containing protein 3 isoform X2, whose amino-acid sequence is MAAPQDLDIAVWLATVHLEQYADTFRQHGLATAGAARGLGHEELRQLGISATGHRKRILRLLQAGAAEGAPDPQPDSAMEPSPSSAPQAQPPKPVPKPRTVFGGLSGPTATQRPGLSPALGRPEVSRSPESSPRSPPLPTSSSEQPSALNTVEMMPNAIYFGLDVRGRAQTAQDMAPASSQTAAPTPALRPTTGTVHIMDPGCLYYGVQPVGVPGASDRREGRGVCQDRAEHRLSRQDLEAREDTGYASLELPGDSTLSLPTLDTEETSDDLISPYASFSSTADRPMPLLSGWLDKLSPQGNYVFQRRFVQFNGRSLMYFGSDKDPFPKGVIPLTAIEMTRGSKDNKFQVITGQRVFVFRTESEAQRDTWCSTLQSCLKEQRLLGHPRPPQPPRPLRTGMLELRGHKAKVFAALSPGELALYKSEQAFSLGIGICFIELQGCSVRETKSRSFDLLTPHRCFSFTAESVGARQSWAAALQEAVTETLSDYEVAEKIWSNRANRHCADCGASRPDWAAVNLGVVICKQCAGQHRALGSGISKVQSLKLDTSVWSNEIVQLFIVLGNDRANRFWAGALPPGEGLHPDTTPGPRGEFISRKYRLGLFRKPHPQYPDHSQLLQALCAAVAGPNLLKNMTQLLCVEGEEPWSPSTLDGSFPGLLPPDPSPGVYNEVVVPATYSSFLYCGPISNKAGPPPPRRGRDAPHRMWCVLGAALEMFASESSPEPLSLIQPQDVVCLGVSPPPTDPGDLERFPFSFELILTGGRIQHFGTDGADSLEAWTSAVGKWFSPLSCHQLLGPGLLRLGRLWLRSPSHTALAPGLWLSGFGLLRGDHLFLCPAPGPGPPAPEDMVHLRRLQEISVVSAADTPDKKEHLVLVETGRTLYLQGEGRLDFSAWSAAIGGAAGGGGTGLQEQQMSRGDIPIIVDACISFVTQHGLRLEGVYRKGGARARSLRLLADFRRDARSVKLRPGEHFVEDVTDTLKRFFRELDDPVTSARLLPRWREAAELPQKNQRLEKYKEVIGCLPRVNRRTLATLIGHLYRVQKCAALNQMCTKNLALLFAPSVFQTDGRGEHEVRVLQELIDGYVSVFDIDSDQVAQIDLEVSLITTWKDVQLSQAGDLIMEVYIEQQLPDNCVTLKVSPTLTAEELTNQVLEMRGTAAGTDLWVTFEILEHGELERPLHPKERVLEQALQWCQLPEPCSASLLLRKVPLAQAGCLFTGIRRESPRVGLLRCREEPPRLLGNRFQERFFLLRGRCLLLLKEKKSSKPEREWPLEGAKVYLGIRKKLKPPTPWGFTLILEKMHLYLSCTDEDEMWDWTTSILKAQHDDQQPVVLRRRSSSDLARQKFGTMPLLPIRGDDSGATLLSANQTLPMKSSQGSVEEQEELEEPVYEEPVYEEVGAFPELTEDTSTSFSTTWERTAKPETSLASQRSFDQLLLSKPGTLGQEERPPEPPPGPPSKGSPQAHGSLEEQLLQELSSLILRKGETTIGAGSPSQPSSPQPLSSSDLPTQTPGFPSQPPCTSSPPSSQPLT